The genomic interval TAGGCTTGACTCGAAGATACCTACCTATCTCATAGCATTCGCTGTGGGGGACTTCTATGTAAAAGAGGACGAGTACAACGGCGTCCTTCTCCAATACGCTGTGCCCAAGGGAAGGGAAGCAGACATCGAGAGAAGCTTCTCGCAGACAAAAGACATGATAAGGCTCTTTGAAGAATACACGGGCGTAAAATACCCCTACCCCAAGTATAGCCAAGTATGTGTTGACGACTTTGTGGCAGGGGGAATGGAAAACGCGTCCATAACGATTCTGACAAGTGCAACGCTACACGACGAGAAAGCACACATAGACTTTAGGAGCGAGCCACTAGTATCACACGAGCTGGCACACCAGTGGTTCGGGGACCTTGTAACATGTAAAGACTGGAGCCACCTGTGGCTGAACGAGGGCTTCGCTACTTTGATGGAAGCCATATGGCGGAGACACGAGCTCGGAAAAGACGAGTTTGTCTACGACCTCATAGGCATGATGGACTCTTATCTTGCTGAGTACGGGAGATACGCCAGGCCCATAGTTACACGTGTATACAAGTATCCCGACGAGATGTTTGACTCGCACAGCTACCCCAAGGCCGCCCTAGTCCTTTGGTCCCTAGCTAGCATAATTGGTGAGGAAAACTTCCGTAAAGGTATAAAGAGGTACCTAGAGGCAAAGCGTGAACAAAACGCTGAAACAGAAGAGTTCCGGAGATTCATGGAGGAAGCTTCAGGCCTCAAGCTGGACTGGTTCTTCGAGCAATACGTTTACAACGCAGGGCACCCCTCCTTAAAGGTATCCTACAAATGGGACGACAAACAGAAAATGCTGGAACTAAAGATTACACAGACACAGGGAGAGGACTCCTTGCCAAAATACAGGCTTCCACTCGAACTTGTCATCCTAGGGCAAGACTACAAAGAAGAGAGAAAATTTTTGATAGACGAAAAACAGTACACGTTAAACCTTCAATTGCCTTCAAAACCCAAAGCGGTATGCATAGACCCAGAATTCAAAATCCTCAAAGCCCTCTCACTAGACCTCCCACCAGAAGAGCTCCTCGCCATAATAGGCTCCTGCCCATACCTTTACCCGAGAGTTATAGCGGCTAGGGAGCTATCCAAGAAAGCCTCACCTGTCCACATCGATGAATTGGCAAAAATACTTCTCGCAGAAGAAGAGTTCTGGGGGCTCAGAAGCGAGGTAGCCCAGACCATTGGCTCAATAGGCGGGCAAAAAGCAAGAGACGCGCTTCTGAACGCTTTAAGCCACGTAAAGCATCCACGGGTCAGGAGAGCCATAGTCAGGGCACTAGCCAACTTCAAGGAGAAACCCGTCGCTGATACCCTATCAAAGATCCTCCTCGACGAAAACGAGAGCTACTATGTAAGGGCAGAAGCAGCCGCAAGTCTAGGCAAAATAGGGTTAAAGGAATATGTGGACATCCTAGCCAGAGCACTAGAAACGAAGTCCCACAACCACGTAATTGCGGCCACTTCTCTCGATAGCATAGCCCTGCTCTTAGGAGACGAAGCCCTCGCAACAGTCGAGAAATACCTATCGCCAGACACACCCATGCCACTCAGACGGGCAGCAATCGCCTCGCTCGGCTACATGACGCCCACTCAGAGGGTCATCTCTTTGCTCGAAGAGGCCTCGAGGAGCAGGCACCCACACGTAAAGCTAGCAGTTGTCTCAGCTTGTACTAGGATACTGTCTCCAAAAGTGATGCCCATACTCGAGAAACTCCAGCAAGACGTTTCTGGAAGGGTAGCAAGGAACGCAAGGGACGCGCTCGAACAAGTCCGCAAGCACGTTGAGAAGGGGGAGGAGTACAGGAAGCTCAGAGAAGAAATAGACAAGCTCAAGGAGGAAGAGAGAAGGCTAAGCGAGAGGATAGAAAGGCTCGAAAAGAAATAGAACTCTATCTGGACAAATAATTTATATATAACCACTAAAGGATATTTCTTGGCTGATCACATGAATAAAGACCAACTTATAGGTTGGGTTCTAGCAATCGCCTCCATAATAGTCATAGTCCTGTATGGATGGCTCGTCTTCTTCACACAATGGTCACTCTTTCTCCTACAGCTAACAGGATTCATAGCTATTGCCGGTGTCTTCGGCATACTTGCATGGATCGGCTATACATTAGCCACGACGCCTCCTCCGAAGCCGATAGAGGAAATTGAAAAAGAGATAGAGGAAGAACTAAAGAAGCTTGAACAAGAAGCACAGCAACAGCAACAACAGCCCCAGCAAGGCGCAACCACAAGCTAAGCAAAAATACTTTATACTCCATATTTAGGCTAAGAATT from Thermofilum adornatum carries:
- a CDS encoding transcriptional regulator; the encoded protein is MNKDQLIGWVLAIASIIVIVLYGWLVFFTQWSLFLLQLTGFIAIAGVFGILAWIGYTLATTPPPKPIEEIEKEIEEELKKLEQEAQQQQQQPQQGATTS
- a CDS encoding M1 family aminopeptidase; the encoded protein is MVSVKTGRGFAYPEYEPFYPPEPPYELLRVKAEIDVDLASRSIEGKALNVLKCTGACEKIVFHAVDMKIEEVRINGKQASYTYTGKELEIYPEKATSGDILEVQISYKTVEPRAGVWFIPTDKGKPYLAYTQGQPEDTRFWLPTYDFPNRKTVVELVIRAPKGLKALSNGKLIEHAIGGEKEKWVYRLDSKIPTYLIAFAVGDFYVKEDEYNGVLLQYAVPKGREADIERSFSQTKDMIRLFEEYTGVKYPYPKYSQVCVDDFVAGGMENASITILTSATLHDEKAHIDFRSEPLVSHELAHQWFGDLVTCKDWSHLWLNEGFATLMEAIWRRHELGKDEFVYDLIGMMDSYLAEYGRYARPIVTRVYKYPDEMFDSHSYPKAALVLWSLASIIGEENFRKGIKRYLEAKREQNAETEEFRRFMEEASGLKLDWFFEQYVYNAGHPSLKVSYKWDDKQKMLELKITQTQGEDSLPKYRLPLELVILGQDYKEERKFLIDEKQYTLNLQLPSKPKAVCIDPEFKILKALSLDLPPEELLAIIGSCPYLYPRVIAARELSKKASPVHIDELAKILLAEEEFWGLRSEVAQTIGSIGGQKARDALLNALSHVKHPRVRRAIVRALANFKEKPVADTLSKILLDENESYYVRAEAAASLGKIGLKEYVDILARALETKSHNHVIAATSLDSIALLLGDEALATVEKYLSPDTPMPLRRAAIASLGYMTPTQRVISLLEEASRSRHPHVKLAVVSACTRILSPKVMPILEKLQQDVSGRVARNARDALEQVRKHVEKGEEYRKLREEIDKLKEEERRLSERIERLEKK